Proteins from a genomic interval of Symmachiella macrocystis:
- a CDS encoding sugar transferase, giving the protein MMKRMFDLLVSFCGLLLLWPVLLVSAVLIKLTSAGPALYRQQRMGLNFQSFDILKFRTMVVDAHKLGGQITAGRDPRITSVGHFLRKTKIDELPQLINVFKGEMSFVGPRPEVPRYVEMFRDDYAELLKVRPGITDIASLKYRHESELLGESENPETTYVQEILPDKIVLAKEYIRRSSILFDLKLIFKTVLRMAE; this is encoded by the coding sequence ATGATGAAACGCATGTTTGATTTGTTGGTTTCGTTTTGCGGGCTTTTGTTGTTGTGGCCGGTGCTGTTGGTTTCAGCGGTGTTGATCAAATTGACGTCGGCCGGGCCCGCCTTGTACCGGCAACAACGCATGGGGCTCAATTTCCAATCCTTCGACATCCTCAAATTCCGTACGATGGTCGTCGATGCCCACAAATTGGGGGGACAGATCACCGCCGGTCGCGACCCGCGCATTACTTCGGTCGGTCATTTTTTACGCAAGACAAAAATCGACGAACTGCCGCAATTGATCAACGTCTTCAAAGGCGAAATGAGTTTTGTTGGACCGCGTCCAGAAGTACCCCGTTATGTGGAAATGTTCCGGGACGACTATGCGGAACTGTTGAAAGTCCGTCCGGGCATTACCGATATCGCTTCGCTCAAATACCGGCACGAGTCCGAACTGCTCGGGGAATCCGAAAACCCGGAAACCACATACGTCCAAGAAATCCTTCCCGATAAAATCGTTCTCGCCAAAGAATACATCCGCCGCTCGTCGATCCTCTTCGACCTGAAATTGATTTTTAAGACTGTATTGCGCATGGCGGAGTGA
- a CDS encoding metallophosphoesterase family protein produces MIGILADTHNHVKRTQAAVRVLQEQGAEVLVHCGDLASPEIVEICAVLPLYFVFGNHDADSAADLKQAAAQYGATCLEWGGQFEHRGKRIAVVHGHMTIDLRPLLESEPDYLLTGHTHTARDWQSGPTRRINPGALFRTSEPSVALLDVVADDVQFLRVDT; encoded by the coding sequence ATGATCGGCATCCTCGCGGACACACACAATCACGTCAAACGCACGCAAGCCGCGGTGCGGGTGTTGCAAGAGCAGGGGGCGGAGGTGTTGGTGCATTGTGGCGATTTGGCGAGCCCCGAAATCGTTGAGATCTGTGCGGTGCTGCCGCTGTACTTTGTGTTCGGCAACCACGATGCTGACAGCGCCGCCGATTTGAAACAGGCAGCGGCCCAGTATGGGGCAACCTGTCTGGAATGGGGCGGGCAGTTCGAGCATCGCGGGAAACGGATCGCCGTCGTCCACGGCCACATGACGATCGACCTGCGGCCGCTGCTGGAATCCGAACCCGATTACCTACTCACCGGCCACACCCACACCGCCCGCGACTGGCAATCTGGCCCCACCCGCCGCATCAACCCCGGCGCATTATTCCGCACCAGCGAACCATCCGTGGCGCTGCTGGACGTGGTGGCGGATGACGTGCAGTTCTTGCGGGTAGATACCTAG
- a CDS encoding NAD-dependent epimerase/dehydratase family protein has protein sequence MFNMKKMKITKAQTVRLAADAALINVAFIAALALRFFLFVAMRHQTQVDYENEFWSLVTAYWQNAIPLTLVSLVVYSLSGFYTYSRVYQGRYKALVVAQAVAHSYLIYGVAVYFLADRLDMVEIPRIAFVMAWLMNTGLTLASRTWTSVWEKVVRPERDAKLRDVDSKVRSVLVIGGAGYIGSALLPKLLDKGYRVRVLDMFLFGQEPIAKIANHKNLELVSGDFRHVEKVVEAMRGMDAVVHLGAIVGDPACNLDERVTVAVNLSATQMIAQVAKASGIRRFVFASTCSVYGACDELLDERSEVEPISLYGHTKLAAENGLKNMADANFAPTLLRFATIYGLSGRTRFDLVINVLSAKAKVDGQITVHGGDQWRPFVHVDDAALGVFTALEAPLSVVGNQTFNVGSDEQNHTIGEIGQMVKDQVFTAELICEESNTDNRNYRVSFQKIRNLLGFTPAWTIESGISQVLEAVASGEVQDYRDDKYSNVKFLSGSSVIELVRADDDWSKLLTETNDTSQVPV, from the coding sequence ATGTTCAACATGAAAAAAATGAAAATCACAAAAGCACAAACCGTCCGTTTAGCAGCCGACGCTGCTCTGATCAATGTCGCTTTTATCGCTGCATTGGCGTTGCGATTCTTCCTGTTTGTCGCCATGCGACATCAAACTCAGGTCGACTACGAAAACGAGTTCTGGTCGCTGGTCACCGCCTATTGGCAAAACGCGATTCCACTGACGTTAGTCTCGCTGGTGGTCTATTCGCTCAGCGGATTTTATACCTACAGCCGCGTCTACCAGGGGCGTTATAAAGCTCTCGTCGTGGCACAAGCCGTCGCCCACAGCTATTTGATTTATGGCGTCGCAGTCTATTTTCTGGCCGACCGGCTCGACATGGTCGAAATTCCGCGGATTGCGTTCGTCATGGCCTGGCTGATGAACACCGGCCTCACACTGGCCTCGCGAACATGGACATCGGTTTGGGAAAAAGTCGTACGCCCTGAACGGGACGCCAAGTTGCGGGATGTCGATTCTAAAGTCCGCAGTGTCCTCGTCATCGGTGGAGCCGGTTACATCGGTTCAGCCTTGTTGCCGAAGCTGCTGGATAAAGGCTACCGCGTTCGCGTGTTGGACATGTTTCTGTTCGGCCAAGAGCCGATTGCCAAAATAGCCAATCACAAAAACCTAGAACTGGTTTCTGGCGACTTCCGTCATGTCGAAAAAGTGGTCGAAGCCATGCGTGGAATGGATGCCGTCGTGCATCTGGGAGCCATCGTGGGGGATCCGGCTTGCAATCTCGATGAACGCGTGACTGTCGCCGTCAATCTGTCGGCCACGCAAATGATCGCACAAGTGGCCAAAGCTTCAGGGATTCGCCGCTTCGTCTTCGCTAGCACCTGTTCGGTCTACGGAGCCTGTGATGAGCTTCTCGACGAACGCTCGGAAGTCGAACCGATCTCGTTGTATGGACACACGAAACTTGCCGCGGAAAATGGCCTGAAGAACATGGCGGATGCGAATTTCGCTCCCACCTTGCTCCGGTTTGCCACGATCTACGGTCTCTCGGGACGGACACGGTTTGACCTGGTGATCAACGTCCTTTCGGCCAAGGCCAAAGTCGACGGGCAAATCACTGTGCATGGTGGTGACCAATGGCGGCCGTTCGTCCATGTCGACGACGCTGCACTGGGCGTATTCACAGCCCTTGAAGCCCCGCTGTCAGTCGTCGGAAACCAAACCTTCAATGTCGGCTCGGATGAGCAAAATCACACGATTGGCGAAATCGGCCAAATGGTCAAAGACCAAGTCTTTACCGCCGAATTGATTTGCGAGGAATCAAACACCGACAACCGCAATTACCGAGTTAGCTTCCAAAAGATCCGCAACCTGCTGGGCTTTACACCGGCATGGACGATCGAATCCGGGATCAGCCAAGTTCTCGAAGCTGTTGCCAGTGGAGAAGTCCAAGACTACCGCGACGACAAATACAGCAACGTCAAATTCCTTAGCGGTTCCAGCGTGATCGAATTGGTTCGCGCCGACGACGATTGGTCGAAGCTGCTCACTGAGACGAACGACACGTCGCAAGTCCCTGTTTAG
- a CDS encoding NAD-dependent epimerase/dehydratase family protein codes for MKILVTGGAGYVGVPLVSALLDAGHQVTIVDNFMFGFESVLHLVSRPNLKMIKNDVRNEDLSYLDDSDVVFHLAAISGYPECEANPNSAQRINLDASIRISDHLSKDQLLVFASTTSIYGASGSVSDEETEVAPVSLYGMTKLQAERVIMQRENSISLRWATVFGVAPRMRSGLMVNDFVQKAIHEGTLVLYSGDSKRTFMHVNDSVAGYLFALEHVDQMRGGVFNMGSEELNYSKRDIAENIHRYESFEIVDSSMCDKDVRHFYVSYAKAKALGFECQYSLDDGIVELIKLYRFFNPHSFIKAI; via the coding sequence ATGAAGATATTGGTCACCGGTGGAGCAGGCTATGTCGGCGTGCCTTTGGTCTCCGCGCTATTGGATGCCGGACATCAAGTCACGATTGTCGATAATTTCATGTTCGGCTTCGAATCCGTGCTGCATCTTGTTTCGCGGCCGAATTTGAAGATGATCAAAAACGATGTCCGCAATGAGGACCTGTCGTACCTCGATGACAGTGACGTGGTCTTTCATCTGGCCGCTATCAGCGGGTATCCCGAGTGCGAAGCCAATCCCAACTCGGCGCAGCGGATCAACCTTGATGCCTCGATCCGCATTTCCGATCATCTCTCCAAAGACCAATTATTAGTCTTTGCCTCGACGACCTCCATCTACGGGGCGTCCGGTTCGGTCAGTGATGAAGAGACCGAGGTCGCTCCGGTCAGCTTGTACGGCATGACCAAACTGCAAGCCGAACGAGTGATCATGCAACGCGAGAATTCGATCTCGTTACGCTGGGCAACCGTCTTTGGCGTGGCCCCCCGTATGCGGTCCGGGTTGATGGTCAATGACTTCGTACAAAAAGCAATACACGAAGGGACGTTGGTGCTCTATTCGGGCGACTCCAAACGGACCTTCATGCATGTCAACGACAGCGTCGCCGGGTATCTCTTCGCGCTGGAGCACGTCGACCAAATGCGAGGCGGCGTCTTTAACATGGGCAGCGAGGAGTTGAACTACTCCAAACGGGATATCGCCGAAAACATCCATCGCTACGAATCGTTCGAAATCGTCGATTCCAGTATGTGCGACAAAGACGTACGGCATTTTTATGTCTCGTACGCAAAAGCCAAGGCGCTCGGATTTGAATGCCAATATTCGCTGGACGACGGCATTGTGGAATTGATCAAGCTGTACCGCTTTTTCAATCCGCACTCATTTATCAAAGCGATTTGA
- a CDS encoding LysM peptidoglycan-binding domain-containing protein, producing the protein MYADSDAGRRVIRLFPVLCLVMLAGCGGHQVIDPGTGPITQQTPGPVVSQQSGDFSPNPGPIKHVPVSQIVDIPDRSETQHYYEVRQGDTLSGIARAHQIPLSRLLDSNGLDATSTLQPGQSIFLPPAR; encoded by the coding sequence GTGTATGCCGATTCTGATGCCGGCCGACGAGTCATTCGGTTATTCCCTGTGTTGTGTCTGGTCATGCTGGCTGGCTGCGGCGGCCATCAAGTGATTGATCCCGGCACGGGGCCGATCACGCAACAGACGCCCGGACCGGTGGTTTCTCAGCAAAGCGGAGACTTCTCGCCCAATCCCGGGCCGATCAAACATGTCCCTGTGTCTCAGATCGTCGATATCCCCGACCGCAGTGAAACGCAGCATTATTATGAAGTTCGGCAGGGAGATACACTCTCCGGCATCGCCCGCGCCCACCAAATTCCGCTGTCGCGACTACTGGACAGCAATGGCTTAGACGCCACCTCGACACTGCAGCCGGGCCAGTCGATTTTTTTGCCACCGGCACGGTAA
- a CDS encoding DegT/DnrJ/EryC1/StrS family aminotransferase: MTKTTTLAQHKIPFFLPTIGEDEINEVVDTLRSGWLTTGKKAKQFEQEFADRVGAKHAIAVNSCTAALHLALEALGIGPGDEVIVPTLTFASTAEVVVHLGATPVLADCRPDTLNIDPASIAAKITSKTKAIIPVHYAGQPCDMDAIHAIAQEHKLPVIEDAAHAIPARYGERTVGTISDITCFSFYANKTITTGEGGMVTTDSDDLAARMRIMSLHGISKDAWKRFSAEGSWYYEITAAGFKHNMTDVAASIGLHQLRRCDEFWEGRTRSAEFYNRAFADVPEVQTLTVDPQNQTSWHLYVIQLHLDKLSIDRGEFINRLTAAGVGTSVHYMPLHMHPYYHETHGYQVDDLPVAKSAFERMLSLPIYPRLSNDDLKYVADTVQAIVAETRS; the protein is encoded by the coding sequence TTGACCAAAACGACGACACTGGCCCAGCATAAAATCCCTTTTTTCCTGCCGACCATCGGTGAAGACGAAATCAATGAAGTCGTCGACACGCTCCGTTCGGGATGGTTGACCACCGGTAAAAAAGCAAAGCAATTCGAGCAAGAATTCGCAGACCGCGTGGGGGCGAAACATGCCATTGCCGTGAACTCTTGCACAGCTGCGTTGCACTTGGCGCTCGAAGCACTCGGCATTGGTCCCGGGGACGAAGTGATCGTCCCAACGTTGACGTTCGCCTCAACAGCCGAAGTGGTCGTGCACCTGGGGGCAACACCGGTCTTGGCCGATTGTCGACCCGATACGCTCAACATCGACCCCGCTTCGATCGCCGCGAAAATCACCTCAAAAACCAAAGCGATCATTCCAGTCCACTACGCCGGCCAACCGTGCGATATGGACGCGATTCACGCGATCGCCCAAGAACACAAATTACCCGTCATTGAAGATGCGGCGCACGCAATCCCGGCGCGGTATGGCGAGCGGACCGTAGGAACCATCAGCGACATCACCTGCTTTTCATTCTACGCGAACAAAACCATCACCACCGGTGAAGGGGGGATGGTCACAACCGATTCAGACGACCTGGCTGCCCGGATGCGGATCATGTCCCTGCACGGCATCAGCAAGGACGCCTGGAAACGCTTCAGCGCCGAAGGCTCGTGGTATTACGAAATCACCGCTGCCGGATTCAAACACAACATGACCGATGTGGCTGCATCGATCGGCTTGCATCAACTCCGGCGGTGCGACGAATTTTGGGAAGGCCGCACCCGCTCCGCCGAGTTTTACAATCGCGCATTCGCCGACGTTCCTGAAGTCCAAACGCTCACGGTTGACCCTCAAAATCAGACCTCTTGGCATTTGTACGTGATCCAATTGCACCTGGACAAACTCTCCATCGATCGCGGCGAATTCATCAACCGCCTGACCGCCGCCGGCGTGGGGACGAGCGTGCATTACATGCCGCTGCACATGCATCCCTATTATCATGAGACGCACGGTTACCAAGTCGATGACCTGCCGGTGGCCAAGTCTGCTTTCGAACGGATGCTATCGCTGCCGATTTATCCGCGACTCAGCAACGACGACCTGAAATACGTAGCCGATACCGTGCAGGCGATCGTGGCGGAGACGCGTTCATGA
- a CDS encoding PIN/TRAM domain-containing protein: MLFIIIRSVYLIVCAGVVGMFVNAPERPQLISDYPATSFIVLMLITQMATLADFGLRRFSVQVISAVYFGLLVGWLLSNLLNQALEPVVADSPYRSLSQILTSIVAPYLCVTWLLHTKDDFRFIIPYVEFSKKVKGGRPFILDTSAIIDGRIADMVDTNVLDSELIVPTFVLKELQNIADSKEKLRRNRGRRGLDILARLQADEKTDVRMHHVENGEESKGLSIDQRLVEVAMELGGRVVTNDFNLNKVASVQGVDVVNLNDVANSLKPRYLPGERMQIKVIKEGESIGQGVGYLDDGTMVVCEAAGDLVGTDADIIVTSVLQNSAGRMIFGKLWDHDEH; encoded by the coding sequence ATGCTATTCATCATCATTCGTTCGGTTTATTTGATTGTCTGCGCAGGCGTGGTGGGCATGTTCGTCAATGCGCCTGAACGCCCCCAACTGATCAGCGACTACCCGGCCACGTCGTTTATTGTCTTGATGTTAATCACGCAAATGGCAACGCTGGCCGATTTCGGTTTGCGGCGATTTAGCGTGCAGGTGATCTCGGCGGTTTACTTCGGACTGTTAGTGGGGTGGTTGTTGAGCAACCTCCTTAATCAGGCGCTCGAACCGGTCGTCGCCGATTCTCCCTATCGTTCGCTGTCCCAGATTTTAACGAGTATTGTCGCCCCTTATTTGTGCGTGACGTGGTTGTTGCACACGAAGGACGATTTTCGCTTTATCATTCCCTATGTGGAATTTTCTAAGAAGGTGAAAGGGGGACGCCCCTTCATCTTGGACACCAGCGCGATCATCGATGGACGGATCGCAGATATGGTCGACACCAACGTGCTTGACTCAGAATTGATCGTGCCGACGTTTGTGCTCAAGGAACTTCAAAATATCGCGGACAGCAAAGAAAAGCTGCGGCGAAATCGCGGTCGCCGTGGGTTGGATATTTTGGCGCGATTGCAGGCCGATGAGAAAACCGACGTCCGCATGCACCATGTTGAAAACGGCGAGGAATCGAAAGGCTTGTCGATCGATCAACGGTTGGTGGAAGTCGCCATGGAACTTGGCGGACGGGTGGTGACCAACGACTTCAATTTGAATAAGGTCGCCAGCGTGCAAGGCGTGGATGTGGTGAATCTCAACGACGTGGCCAACTCGCTCAAGCCCCGCTATCTGCCGGGCGAACGGATGCAGATCAAAGTCATCAAAGAAGGGGAAAGCATCGGCCAAGGCGTGGGATACCTTGATGACGGCACGATGGTCGTGTGCGAAGCGGCAGGCGATCTTGTCGGCACTGATGCGGACATTATCGTCACCAGTGTCCTGCAAAACAGTGCCGGGCGTATGATCTTCGGGAAACTGTGGGATCACGACGAGCATTGA
- a CDS encoding DMT family transporter, with amino-acid sequence MPSKSQPAHLVTQQPLSMTTAGLCVLMSALWGANAVAVKFSTVDIPAISTALIRFVLATLFMLLWCRWEGVGLKLNRTQFRSVLITGILLFLQIGAFHLGVARSSSSHATLFVNTYVFWVVALEHFVMRATQLTWNRVLGLLIAGSGVVLIVAVDTQNTTPTKGDPATLAGDLLLLASGFLLGVKIIYTKHALRKVQPGPLTFHSGLVGVVLFAIYTTLFEGVNLLHVTPAVIWQFSVEHTPSLLGLLYQGVVVAGFCFALSALLLRRHAASQISVFSFASPLFGLTFSVIFRGDQLSPWLAVAAVCVIVGIWLVTAVKGRGENVAPPTK; translated from the coding sequence ATGCCATCCAAGTCGCAACCCGCTCATCTGGTCACCCAGCAACCTTTAAGTATGACGACTGCTGGGTTGTGCGTGTTGATGTCGGCTTTGTGGGGCGCCAATGCTGTCGCAGTCAAATTCTCCACCGTCGATATTCCCGCGATCTCTACCGCTTTGATTCGCTTCGTGCTCGCAACGCTCTTCATGCTGCTTTGGTGTCGCTGGGAAGGCGTCGGACTAAAACTGAATCGGACACAGTTCCGGTCGGTACTCATCACGGGCATCTTGTTGTTTTTGCAGATCGGCGCATTTCATCTCGGGGTGGCCCGGTCGAGTTCCTCGCATGCGACGCTGTTCGTCAACACCTATGTCTTTTGGGTGGTGGCCTTGGAACATTTTGTGATGCGGGCGACGCAACTCACCTGGAATCGCGTGCTGGGACTGCTCATCGCCGGATCAGGCGTCGTGCTGATCGTGGCGGTCGATACGCAAAACACAACACCGACCAAGGGCGATCCCGCCACACTCGCAGGCGACCTACTGTTGTTGGCCAGCGGGTTTTTGTTGGGCGTCAAGATCATCTATACCAAACACGCGCTACGCAAAGTGCAACCGGGTCCCCTCACATTTCATAGCGGCCTCGTCGGTGTCGTGCTGTTTGCGATCTACACCACACTCTTCGAAGGAGTGAACCTACTCCACGTAACACCGGCTGTGATTTGGCAATTCAGCGTCGAGCACACCCCTTCGCTGTTGGGGCTATTGTATCAAGGCGTGGTGGTGGCCGGCTTCTGTTTCGCGCTCTCGGCATTGTTACTACGACGGCACGCCGCTTCACAAATCTCAGTCTTCAGTTTCGCCTCACCGCTATTTGGCCTAACGTTCAGCGTCATCTTCCGCGGCGACCAACTCTCCCCCTGGCTAGCCGTCGCCGCCGTGTGCGTCATCGTCGGCATCTGGCTGGTAACGGCGGTGAAAGGGCGTGGGGAAAATGTCGCCCCACCGACGAAATAG
- a CDS encoding HIT family protein, with protein MSQEILWAPWRLQYIKEPKDESGPDCFLCRYIAEQNDVENLVLARGPRTITVLNRYPYNNGHLLVAPLAHKGDFEQLDDDEMLECMQVLQQMVSAMQQSLAPQGFNIGLNLGHVAGAGLPGHLHWHIVPRWSGDTNFMTVVSETTVIPQSLRALYDLLKETLGDEAK; from the coding sequence GTGTCGCAAGAAATCCTCTGGGCGCCCTGGCGGCTGCAATACATCAAAGAGCCTAAGGACGAATCCGGGCCGGATTGCTTTTTGTGCCGGTACATTGCGGAGCAAAACGACGTTGAGAATCTTGTCTTGGCGCGTGGTCCACGGACAATCACCGTGTTGAATCGGTATCCGTACAACAACGGGCATTTACTCGTTGCGCCGCTGGCCCATAAGGGGGATTTTGAGCAATTGGATGACGACGAGATGCTGGAGTGCATGCAGGTCTTGCAGCAAATGGTCTCGGCCATGCAGCAAAGTCTGGCTCCGCAGGGATTTAATATCGGGCTGAACCTGGGACACGTCGCCGGTGCGGGGCTGCCGGGGCATTTGCATTGGCATATCGTTCCGCGCTGGAGTGGCGACACGAATTTCATGACCGTGGTTTCTGAAACGACGGTGATCCCTCAATCATTGCGTGCGTTGTACGATTTATTAAAAGAGACGCTAGGCGATGAAGCAAAATAA
- a CDS encoding VanZ family protein encodes MTFHNLQSGSSAVATRAAHLPVWLWWGAVVAYFLLLSYLLLTPHPLWFMGTAGAAAEETVDSTLADYAQHALAYAVLGGLITLATVGKTFRLRCGWLTAAAAHGVLCEILQHFIPHRHFGAHDALANAVGVMGGWAIAMLLCRLPVVRAVTPSVCIPDPDIIRD; translated from the coding sequence ATGACGTTCCACAATCTCCAAAGCGGTTCATCCGCTGTTGCGACGAGAGCAGCCCACCTGCCTGTTTGGCTGTGGTGGGGCGCGGTTGTCGCATATTTTCTGTTGCTCAGCTATCTGTTGCTCACACCGCATCCGCTGTGGTTCATGGGGACGGCCGGTGCAGCGGCTGAGGAGACTGTGGATAGTACGCTGGCGGACTATGCGCAACACGCACTGGCTTATGCCGTGTTGGGGGGACTGATCACCTTAGCCACGGTGGGCAAGACGTTTAGGCTTCGCTGTGGCTGGCTGACGGCAGCAGCGGCACACGGAGTTCTCTGTGAAATCCTGCAACATTTCATTCCCCACCGCCATTTCGGTGCGCATGATGCGTTGGCCAATGCCGTGGGGGTGATGGGCGGTTGGGCAATCGCGATGCTTCTCTGCCGTTTGCCGGTGGTCCGTGCCGTGACCCCATCGGTTTGCATACCTGATCCGGACATCATCCGCGATTGA
- a CDS encoding glycosyltransferase family 4 protein yields the protein MKILFLQKRPLFPADMGGKIRTLNVLRYLAAWHEVTYLCNVQAGEEPGVQEMCDIGLRVETVPWVETPRSTLKFYGELAANLFSPNPYNVDKDYDPQLRRRAEELLAADQYDMVVCDFVQMARNAIGLPAAAKVLFEHNVEAQIFERHAQQDEGWLRRKYMGLQWRKMRRFEGEAGQQFDAVVAVSHQDKETYIRDYSWDHVQVIDTAVDLDFFQPDPAAEQPQRIVFVGSMDWLPNQDGVRHFVEQVWPLIRQRCPEAEFRVVGRNPTPMVEQLGRTPGVEIMGTVPDIRPFLAEAALAVVPLLVGGGTRLKIFEAMAMQKAVVSTPLGAEGLEVTSGDNVQLADAGPDFANAVIELLQDADKRHKMAAAARQLVEENYSAETVARQFEAICRQAVETQKTAAGAV from the coding sequence ATGAAAATTCTCTTCCTACAGAAGCGACCGCTGTTCCCTGCCGATATGGGGGGCAAGATCCGTACTCTCAACGTCCTACGCTATTTAGCTGCCTGGCACGAGGTTACCTACTTGTGCAACGTGCAAGCGGGGGAGGAACCGGGCGTGCAGGAAATGTGCGATATTGGCCTGCGGGTCGAGACCGTTCCCTGGGTCGAGACGCCGCGGAGTACGCTCAAATTCTATGGAGAACTTGCGGCAAACCTATTCTCCCCGAATCCGTACAACGTCGATAAGGACTACGATCCTCAGTTGCGACGACGAGCGGAGGAATTGCTGGCTGCTGACCAGTACGATATGGTCGTCTGTGATTTTGTACAGATGGCCCGCAACGCCATCGGCCTTCCGGCGGCGGCTAAGGTTCTGTTTGAACACAATGTCGAGGCACAGATCTTTGAGCGGCATGCGCAACAAGACGAAGGTTGGCTGCGCAGGAAATACATGGGGCTGCAATGGCGCAAGATGCGGCGGTTTGAAGGGGAAGCGGGGCAGCAGTTCGACGCCGTCGTCGCCGTTAGCCACCAAGACAAAGAGACCTATATCCGCGATTACAGCTGGGACCATGTGCAAGTGATCGACACGGCGGTCGATCTCGATTTCTTTCAACCCGACCCGGCTGCCGAACAACCGCAACGGATCGTATTTGTGGGATCAATGGATTGGCTCCCCAACCAGGATGGCGTCCGGCATTTCGTGGAACAAGTTTGGCCATTGATTCGTCAGCGTTGTCCCGAAGCCGAATTTCGCGTCGTCGGCCGCAACCCCACGCCGATGGTCGAGCAATTGGGCCGCACACCCGGAGTCGAGATCATGGGCACCGTTCCCGACATTCGCCCCTTCTTAGCCGAAGCAGCATTGGCCGTCGTTCCGCTGTTAGTCGGTGGTGGCACGCGATTGAAGATATTTGAGGCGATGGCCATGCAAAAAGCAGTCGTCAGCACGCCCTTGGGGGCGGAAGGATTGGAAGTCACATCCGGCGACAACGTGCAACTCGCCGACGCCGGCCCTGATTTCGCCAACGCCGTCATCGAGTTGTTGCAAGATGCAGACAAACGCCACAAGATGGCCGCTGCGGCGCGGCAACTGGTCGAAGAAAACTATTCCGCCGAAACAGTCGCTCGACAATTCGAAGCCATTTGCCGCCAAGCCGTGGAAACTCAAAAAACCGCTGCCGGCGCTGTCTGA